A window of Pullulanibacillus sp. KACC 23026 genomic DNA:
TTTAATAGAATATGACGCACAGGTTGCTTTTCAATAGCTTCGGTAACGCGCGCGCGCAGCTCATCCGCCGTATGGTGATCTAATTCTCCTTCCAAACGTATACAAAGCACTTCATGTTTGACTTCTAATTTGACTTGAAGGCCCACAGGCTTCTCCTCCTTTAGCACATCTCATTTCCATCTAGAACAATTTAGTTCTAACTTGAGCTTAAGTACCATGTCATTAAAGCTCTCGGTTTAATAGAAATGGTTACTAGAGACAGAATTCTATAAAAGACTGCGGGATTCCTTCACGTCGACAAAACTAGTTAACATTCGACCTACCAAGACCAATTTGTCATTTTTCCTACAGAACGCTTGAGCAATTGCCAATAGCCTGCTTCATGGATATTTGTTGAAACGATTAATGGAGTGGAAGACAAGACTTTTTGCCCATCTTTCACTTCATAGCTTCCTACAACTGTTCCCTTTTTCATTGGTGCTTTCAAATTTTTATTGATCACAATGTCTGTTTTTAATTTAGGTGTTGCAGCTCCTGTTCCTTTTTTGAGCAGAACGACTACCGGTCTTTGAGTCACAATTGGGACCGTTCCTTCTTCACTTTTGCTAATCGTTACTTCTTTCACGACTTTTCCTTTTGCCAAAATGGGTTTCGTTTTGTAATTGGCAAATGCATAATCAAATAACTGAGTAATTTCACGGTTACGTTCTTTGGATGTCGGAGCACCCATTACGACTGCGATAACGCGCATTCCATCTCGTTTGGCTGTTGCTGTTAGACAATATTTCGCCTCATTGGTAAACCCGGTTTTCAACCCGTCAACACCCGGGTAGGCCTTTAGTAACTTATTGGTATTGACTAACCAAAATTTATTATCGGTGTTCTCTCTTAAGTAAGACTCATATAGGGACGTATATTTTAGAACATCTGGATACTGAAGCAAAGCTTGTGCCATCTTCGCCATATCGGAAGCGGTAGAGTAGTGATCATTCTCTGGCAATCCTGTTGGGTTATTAAAATGAGTGTGTTTGAGACCAAGGGTTTTCACTTCTTCATTCATCTTTTTCACAAATTCTTGTTCAGAACCTGCTATGTACTCCGCCATGGCCATTGAAGCATCATTAGCTGAGCCAATAGCAATGGCTTTTAACAAATCGTTAACCGTCATTTCTTCACCGGGTTCTAGGTAGACTTGTGAGCCGCCCATCGAAGCAGCATGTTCACTGATTCGAACCTTATCAGTTAGCGAGATGTCATGATGGTCGAGTGCCTTGAAAATGAGTAATAGGGTCATAATTTTCGTCATACTTGCTGGCGGCAATTCCTTTTCTGCATTTTTTTCTAAGAGCACCTTCCCTGTGTCTTGTTCAATTAGAATGGCAGAGCTCACATTATCTAACATGGCTGATTTTTGGGTTGATTCTTCTGCTGCAAAAGACACATGAGCCGGAATGCTCAGAACAAGGAGCATGGCACTCATTACAATTGCCAGTGTTGCTTTCATAGATTGTATCCCTCCATTCGACGTATCCTTTATTTTCTTCCAACAAAGGAAAATTTATACGTCACGATCCAGAATAAAATTTTATAGTTAAAGGGCTGTTGAGAGGTGTGTTTGGGGGCATTCAGAGGGACAAGCACTGGAACTTGAAAAATAAGCAGGTAGGCGGGGTCAGGAGACTTGTTGCAAGTGTGAAATCCGGACATAGGATGCTCTATTTGTAACCCGTTTAGCCATTCTCTTGATTTGCAGGACCGTTAAAAGAGCTCATAAGCCAAAAAACGAGCGTGCAAAAGTCATATAAGTCGGCGTTTTTTCTTTCTAAAACAAAAAACAAGACATGGGCCCGAGCCCGTGTCTTGTTTTTTTAGCATTATTCTATTGGATGATTTCATAGATAATCGGTGGAACGGAAGGCGATTCATCTGAAATCGAGTAGGCTTCCTTCAATTGATTCAGAGCTTCAACCGGGTTGGTTTCTTTTGCATGAATAAAGGCCAAAGTCTCTCCCTTTTCAACTCGGTCTCCCACTTTCTTAACCAAGGTGATCCCGACACTGTGATCGACCGACCCCTCTTTGGTTTCACGGCCAGCGCCTAGCTTCATCGCTGCGAGTCCTACCTCATCGGCTTGAATCGACTCGACTATCCCTTCCTTATCGCTTAGGACCGGTAGTTGATGAGGCGCTTGTGGAAGCTTATCAGGCTGATCGATCATGAGCGGATCGCCGCCTTGAGCTTCCACAAATGTTCTTAACATGTTAAGAGCCTTACCCGAGTGAAGAATCTCTTCAAGCGCCTGCCTTGCTTCGTTCAAAGAGGGATAAACTCCGCCAAGAATCGTCATGTGAGAGGCAATGGTCAGACAAAGCTCGGTTAAACGCGGCTCCCCATTTCCTTTTAACACTTCAATCGCTTCTTTCACTTCATTGGCATTACCTACTTCATAGCCAAGAGGCTCATTCATATCTGAAAGAATCGCGATGGTTGGTTTACCTAACCCTTTTCCGATCTCAACCATTTGTTCAGCGAGTTCTCTCGCCTTATCCAGCGTTTTCATAAACGCACCGTTTCCAACTTTAACATCAAGAATAATAGCGTCAGCGCCTGATGCGAGTTTTTTGCCCATGATGGAGCTTGCAATCAACGGAATTGAATCAACGGTGGCTGTGACATCGCGCATGGCGTAGAGCTTTTTGTCAGCAGGAGCAAGCTGTCCGGTTTGGCCCACGATAGCAAGCTTATATTTATTGACATGTTCAATAAAAGCTGCTTCGTCTAATTCCGTGTGGAAGCCCGCAATCGATTCAAGCTTATCGACGGTGCCTCCTGTATGTCCAAGCCCGCGCCCTGACATCTTGGCTACTGGTACGCCAGCCGCCGCTACAAGCGGTCCGACAATCAAGCTTGTCTTATCTCCTACGCCGCCGGTCGAGTGCTTGTCCACTTTAATCCCCTTGATCCCATTAAGTTGGATCGTATCACCGGATTGTACAATGGCTTGTGTGAGATCGCGAGTTTCTTGTCTCGACATCCCATTAAAATAAACCGCCATCAACCAGGCAGAGACTTGATAATCAGGGATGGTGCCGTCTGTCACCCCGCGAATCAGCCAATTGATTTCCTCTGTCGCAAGCGTCTTTTGATCACGTTTCTTTTGAATTAAATCAACCATTCTCATCTTCGTCACCCTTTTATCTGGTTAAGAAAGCTTTGTCCGTAAACAGGTGCTTTCACTTGAAATATCTCACTGATCGTCGCACCAATATTCGCATACGTATCCCCTGTAGATATCTCAGTCCCAGCCTTCATTCCATTATGATAAACAAGCAGCGGCACCACTTCACGTGTATGGTCCGTTCCTTTATAAGTAGGATCGTTTCCATGATCCGCTGTAATCATGAGAAGATCGCGCGGACCAAGCTTGCCAATTATTTCGGGCAGACGGGCATCGAAGTATTCAAGAGCACGTCCATAGCCTTCTGGGTCGCGTCTGTGCCCGTATTTAGCGTCGAAATCGACCAAATTTAAAAAAGCAAGCCCGTTAAATGGTTCATCGAGAGTCTGAAGCAATTTGTCAACGCCGTCCGCATTATCTTTTGTCCGAACGGCTTTGGTTACACCCTCGCCATCATAAATATCATTAATCTTTCCTAGAGCAATGACGTCCCAGCCTGCGTCACTCAAATCATTCATAACGGTGCGTCCAAACGGTTTGAGCGCATAATCATGGCGATTCGGTGTTCTCTCAAAATGACCGGGTTGTCCGACAAATGGACGGGCAATGACGCGGCCGATTAAGTAAGGAACGTCGCGCGTCATCTCACGGGCCGTCTCACAAATCCGATACAACTCCTCAAGAGGCACGACCTCTTCATGGGCGGCAATTTGTAAAACCGAATCCGCAGACGTATAGACAATGAGGTCCCCTGTCCGCATATGCTCTTCGCCTAATTCTTCAATAATTTCCGTTCCTGAGGCCGGTTTATTCCCTAGTATACCTCTTCCTGTTTTTTCTTTCAGAGCGGACAAAAGCTCCTCAGGAAAACCTTCTGGAAAGACTTTAAAAGGTTTTTCTATGTATAAGCCCATAATCTCCCAGTGGCCAGTCATCGTATCTTTGCCATTAGAAGCTTCTTGAAGAATGCCATAACCGCCTTTTACTGCGACATCAGGCGACAAGCCTTTAACATCTGGTCTAAGACGTCCCAAGCCTAATTCATTCATATGAGGGAGTTTTAGGCCATTTAAGCTTTCGGCAATATGCCCTAATGTATCGGCCCCTTCGTCACCAAACTTAGCTGCATCGGGTGCCTCGCCAATCCCTACAGAATCTAAAACAATTAAAGCCACTCGGTCAAATGAACGCGCTTCACTCATATCGCGGCCCCCTTTCTATTACATCACTCATCTTTTTTAGTTTAACACTCATTAGTCTCCATCTTACGCCAATATCTATTCCCCGTCACGCAAAAACTGAAACAAGCGATTCGAAAGCCGAGCAGCGGTTGGTTGACTTTGAGCAGGTATTTGACCAACCACCTTGACCGCCCCATCCCCTGGTTCATCGTATTTATGAGAGCTTGCATAGTGCTGATCAAGCCATTTGAGCCCAAAATAAAACATGACGGTACAAGTAATAAACAACACAAATAATTTCAGTGAATCCAAAAAAGTTCTAAACGATTTTCTCATGACGCTCCTCCTGTATCTTGCTTTAATCCAATATAAGAACTTGGCCAATAGTACAAGATATGCCAATTCAAAACGGATTTATACACAGGCAAGCGCACTTTATGCAAATAAAACCTTCTCCTATATAGCCGGAAAAGGTTTTTGGTTTAAGCTTCTGATCGACCGTCTTTCTCACGGGCTTGGCAGCGATGGCAAATGCCGTGAAACGTTAAACGATGATCTTTTATTTTAAAATGCCAATTCGCTTCTACCACTTGTTCAACATCACCAAGAAGGTCTTCCTGAATTTCATCAACTGCACCACATTCAATGCAGACTAGGTGGTGATGGAAATGGGCGGCTCCTTCTTGACGGAGATCATAACGAGAGACCCCATCACCAAAATTAATTTTATCTACAACCTTAAGCTCGGTTAAAAGCTCTAAGGTTCGGTATACCGTAGCAAGTCCTATCTCAGGCGCCTTGTCTTTGACTAGGAGGTAAACGTCTTCCGCGCTCAAGTGATCTTCTTCATTTTCTAGTAGTACACGGACAGTCGCCTCACGCTGAGGGGTCAGCTTATATTTCTGAGAGTGCAACTGCTTCTTAATTCGGTCTATTCGTTCCTCCATCTAGGTACCTCCTCGCCCCTTTTCACTTCTCAATTATAAAGGGCAGTGGAAGCAGTGTCAATTTGTAATTATTCTAATGTATAAATGAGAATGATTATAAATGTATCTGTTTGTTGCTCTTTAGTTAAAGAGGGGTTAATTGACTATTCAACAAGCGGTTCTATTGAATAATCCCCTTCATCAAGACCGGTGAAATATAGGCTTCAAAAAGAGAGCTGACTACAATCACACCGATCATCCCGACCATCAAGAGACCGTAACGGCCAAATTGAGGAAAAAGAGGTGTTTTGCGATTTTTCATCAAAAGCTGCCGAATCATTTTTAGTGAAAAAGAAACGGCCGCTGTACTTACAATAATAAAAGCGGGAACTAAGACTAAGTTTTGTGGAAACACACTTGCTAACGCCATCCAAAAACCATGCCAGCCCATCTGGTTAACGAGAAAGCCTACCGTGAAACCGACCACAATTCCCTTTAAAAATAATAAAACAAAGATTAGTGGCAAGCCAATAATCGAGAGTCCTAATAACCATATAAAGCCGAGATATTGAAATCCATGAGTAAAGCTTTCATTAAATAAGGAGGAGGGATCAACCAGATTCCCTTTTCCCATTTCATTAAAGAAAGTATTCAAATAAGTTAAAAGATTCGTCTTCGCACTAGCAGGCAGACTATTGACAATAATCGCGCCGAAAATAATCCCTGTTAAAAAAAGCGCAATGGAAAAAATATAAAGAGAGATATTTTCTTGTAAATGACTCAAGATACGAGATTTTAATGTTTTGGACATTAGCCTACCCTCTTTCTTCATTCTATCAAGGTCCGAGCACCGACATCATTCAATCATCTGATTCCATTCTATGAATCGGCTAACAACTCTATGACTCAAATTAATAGAAAGAAGAAACTAATTTGAAACGGGTTGAAATGCGGGGACGGTTCTCGCGTTCCTTTTTTTGCCCGGAAGCTCGAACCGTCCCCTCCTAATTAAGTGATTTTGCCAAAATGACCGGCCCCGCCTGCTTGGATGGTAAGGGTTCCTTCTCGGGCACGGACAATGCGCTCGGCAATCTCTTCACCCACTACTTTTTCGAGTGCTTCAATCGGCACTTCATGGAGAATCGCCATCTCCGTCCCAAAATGATCAAGCAGTTTCATTAGCGTCTTCTTCCCGATTCCAGGAATAAAATCTAATGGAACTTGATGAATGTACGGCGGGTGAGCGATTGTTTCCATTCCTGAAAGAAGCTCTCCAGGGCAAAGTTCCACCAAACGTTCATAGACGCCCTTGATCAGCCGTTTACTGCCGCAAGCGGGACAAGGTTGACCCATAAGTTCTGACTCTACATCCGCTTGACAGTCCGCACAACGCGAACGGTGATACTTCCCTAAGCGCGGGTTGAGTCCATAATTGGCTAGAATGGCTCTTCCCTCCTCGTGCTTTAACACTTTTTTTAATTCTGAGAAAGTGGCAGCCTTTACCCTCATGGTTTGGTATTCACGCGCGATTTTCGCAAGCGAATGGGCATCTGAGTTGGATAAAAAAGGGAACTGACGCAACTCCAACAGCTGCTCGGCCATTTCTGTATCTGAACTTAAGCCAAGCTCAATAGCATCAATGGCATCAGGGTCCAGAATCTCACTCAAAGACTGCGTCACTCCCACGCCATATAAACTTTTAAAAGGGGTGAAAACATGAGCAGGAACAAACAATCCTCCAAGCGCTTTAGTCTTATACTGAATATCTCTTGCGGTCCCGTTAAAAAAACGCTGGGTGCTAAGCGTAATGTTGGTCATGTGCTCGGACAGCCAGCTGCTAAATGTCCTCATCGCTTTTAAGGTTGGCATATAAGCTAAGAGGTGAATCGGTCCTTTTGACGACTCCTCTTTGACTTCAATCTCTGTACCTAAAATGAGGGTGACTTCATCAAAACGAAGTCCACCTTCGCTCAGTTCAATCACTCGGCCTGACTCGATCAGCTGTGTTAATTCATCCAATACCTCAGGAACATGGCAATCAATCACACCAATTAAATCTAGACCTTTGCGAAACGCCGCTTCCTCTAAAATAGCTTCAAGTGTCAGTGATCTCGAGCCCGTTATTTTGACGGGTCTTCCGGAGCCTGTTCGCCCGATATGAATATGTAAATCGGCATAAATGGTTTTCAATGACTCCATCGTCACACCTGCTTCTTTAGCTCTAGTAACTCGAGATACTGCACTGCATAAACGGTTTTAGCATCACCGATTCGTCCATCCTTCACCATGTCTTTCGCTTCATTTAAGCTTACGGGTACAAGGTCTAAAAATTCATCTTCATCCAATTCTGCCTGACCTTGTTCCAATTGGTTGGTATAATAGATGAAGATTTTTTCATCAGCAAATCCAGGTGACGTGTAGAACTCTGCAATCTTCTCTAGTCCAAGCGCTTTAAATCCAGTTTCTTCCTCCAATTCCCGGTAAGCACAGGATTCGGGTTCTTCCCCTTTTTCAAGCTTTCCTGCTGGAATCTCATAAAGAATTTTCTCAAGCGGCTTCCGGAACTGGCGGACTAATAAAAGTTCTCCTTTTGAGTTGATCGGAATAATCGCCACCGCTCCCGGATGCTTCACGATTTCACGGGTGCTCGTTTGTCCATTAGGAAGCTCTACCTCTTCAAAATAGACGTCTATGACACGGCCTTCAAACAAGACCTTGGATGAAAGCGTCTTTTCTATTAAATGATCCATATTAGTCAACCTCTCTTATGTCAGCATTTTTTCACTTTATAGTTTAACATAACCTTGACTTTCAAATGATTGTTCGGATATTTTGGCTTAAGGATTAATTTTACCTTTTTGACATGTTTTATTAAAAAAAGGAAATGTTAAGAGTGGGTGATAATCATGGAGAAATTTAAAAAAGGATGTATGATACTTATTTCAGGCTGCCTCATTGGACTAGGCATGCCGGCTGCACAAACTTTCGCTAAACCCCATGCTCAGAATGTTGTCTCAATCGATGAAAAGAATGACCAACTGCAAGACACCTTGCTCACACTCCTAACCCCTGCTCTCGATGAAGCCGTTGAAAAGGTGTATGGTAAACCGCAGCCTTACGATCTTTTTAATGCAAAGATCGAAACAATCGAACGTCCGCAAAGCGGTGGCTTCCACTTTATTGTAACCGTTAGTATTCAAACCTTTGAAGGGGCGCACAATCCACCGTACGGACGAGATTCCTTCACCTTTGATGTCACACCTGACAGAACGATCCTGCTTCATACTAAACACACCGACGTGCAGGCACAACTGTAAAAAGAATGTTTACTTTAGGGGTTAATACAGCTATAAAATAAAGAGGCTGGGACAGAAGAATTTTACGAATAGAAAAAACCGAACTTATTCACACCTTTTAACGTGATGGGTTCGGTTTTTCATTTATAAGATAAGTCAGTTAGTTTAGTTTTGTACCAAGCTCTTTGACTATCATCATTTTACTGTTGATGGATTGGGTTGGTTGAAACAAGGTCCGGATCGCCGGTTGAAGTACCAGCCGAAGAAGTAAAATAATCGCTAGGAAAAAACGGAAGAGTTGAAGGATCAATTGTTCCATTCGTTATCTTGCCTGCCCCATCCGCCTTAAAAGTTTTGGAAATAACATTGCCTTTAATCTGTCCCCCGTTAGAAAGATAAAAGTCGGCATTGGGTGCAAAAAATAATTGAGTGGTGTTAGACGTTCCCCCACTGACTGTAAAGTGCTGACCGCCAGTCAAAATGACCCCTGTAAAACCAGCTCCAGCAGTAATTGTTATATCTGCCGTTTTGGCATAGAGATTCCCATAAATTGGCATATCGCTCGCAAATGTCAAATCATTCGTTCCACCATAATAAATGTTTAATTTATTAGGATCACCCGCAGACCCATTTGCTGATTGATTAATACTGCCAGAACCGGTGGTAAAGCTCGATTTAACATAAATCGTGAGCTTGCCGCTTCCGGTTACAACAAGGTGACCCGTCTCAACTGACAATTGATCGACGACAATGCTTCTATCGGTATTTCCAGTATCAATGGTTAGAGTATAATTACTCCCAATGTGAATCTTTGAAAAAGACATGTTATTATTCATTGTTAAAGTGTAATTTGGTGCAATCCAACTGTTTACATCCAGAACCCCATTCTTAATTATTTCGTATGAATTTGAATCAGATGGGACGGATGCATTAGCAGGCACTGGATAGCTTGGATAAACAGGGAAATCTGGTAATTTTATTGAATAACCAGTGATTGGCTGAGGCGTGCTCTTAAGAGTAATGCCATTCGTTTGTATATTAACAACTTGTCCTGCAATCGAAGCAGGTCCAACATAATATATATTGCCGTCAATTCGGTTACCTCCCCCACCTGACATCGTAATTGAGTGGACCCCTCCGCTTGTTCCAGCTGTTCCAATAATAGTACCGCTCGCTTCCAAGTCAATGGATGGTTTCGAACTATCCTGAGAGGTCGTAAAAACAGTCATATTGGGTAAAGCATAAGTTGGAGTTTTTGACACATAATTAACACTAAAAGATTGGGTTACCGTAGCCGTTTCTGTCCCAATTTTTCCAACTGAAGTAATCTTATATTGTTTGGTCGTTGCTGCACTGCCACTCGGTGTGACATCTTGCACATTAGCTGTTGCTGTTGGTTGGTTCCCGTTCTGGGGAGAAAAATCAGCGTAGTTAGAAGCCGTTAGATAAGTTGCAAGCGTACTAAAAAAGGCGGAAGCGCTAGTTGCCGTTTTGTACGTACTATTAATTTGATCATTCATCTCTTTTAACTTATAGGTTGCCCCTGCTTCAGCTATATAGTAAGCGGATTGGTGACTCCGATCGACTGTCGCAAGCTTGATATTCGTCTCAGCAACTGTTAGGAGACCTACTCCTAGAATGGAAAACACAACGATAACCATCAAAACAATAGCGAGCGCCATGCCTTGCTGATTCTGGAGTTGTCTTAAAGCCTTCCCAAATCCCTTTCGCATTCCTTTCCCTACTCTCATCAGTTTCTAAGCCTCCTCTTTGCAGGCTTATTTTCCAAGACATCTTTAATTAAACTAAACGCTTTTTGATTCATTTATTGTCTAATATATAAATTTGTAGAAAGGGTTACTTTATTCCCTTGCTGATCTGGAACACTTACCAAAGTAAGGGTTACTTTATTTCCTATTAGAGTGACCCCGAACTGACTGATTCCATTAACCACAGGCTGGCCATTTTTATTTATGGCAGACGTGCCTTCTTTATAGGTCACGTTCTCTTTGACAAACTTCAAGCTGTTATCATAAGGATTCGCCGGCGTGTTATTCTCGTCAACGGTTAGATCACTCAGATCAACACTCCTTATTTGTTTAGTCAGAAGAGACATAGCGAGTCTTACATTATCTTGATTTTTGAGATTTTGTGATTGCACATTGTATTCTTTTAAACCAAGAAGATGGATAGAAGTAATCATAACAAGAACAATAGAGAGGATGACTAATGTAGCCATAACTTCAACTAAAGTTAAACCTTGGTTGCCCGACATGTGTTTGGAAATACGTTTTAATTTTTCCACGAGTACACCGTCTCCATTTGCGCTTGCAGTTGATTCATGGCAGCCGTTTTATAGACTTTTACCGTCACATCTTCCAATGGCGTTTGTTTCGGTGTGAGTTGAACGAACACATAATGAGTGCCGTTTGTTTTTGTATAACAGAGTGATCCTGTACTACTGCAATTTTGAACCGTTGGCGTATACCCGGTTACTAAGCCAGGATTAGTCGAAATTTGACTGATGGAAGAAGATGTACTTTGATTATAAAAAAACTCCATCTCACTGTTCGCGACAAAGGTGGCGTCATCCACCTTATTAGTGATTTGATTGGTTTTGGAGGATTGGACAAACATAGTCAAAAATGGTCCTACAATTAAGGCAAGGAGAACAATAGAGGCCATGACTTCGATCAGTGTAAATCCTGATTTGGAGGTGACTAAGTGTACGATCTTTCTTTTCATTTTGGTCCTATTCTCCTATCGGCTAAAAAAAATATCAGTCATTTTCGTGTCGGATTATATACATTAATGTCAGAGTATACTATATTACACTTAGATTCAATGATTATTCTTTGATGAATTAGTCCTTTATACCTATAAAAGATATTTTTTTAAAAACATCCACTTTCAAACGAGACTTATTACCTACTATAAGAAGCCGAGTGTTAGTTCATCATGGGAGGACTGCGAGTTGATACGCAAACATAAACGACTTGGAGATTTGTTAATTGAAGTCGGTACGATTACGCAAGAACAATTGGACAAGACCCTTAAAGAAAAGGATCCAAATGAGAAGCTCGGAAACGCGCTTGTAAGAAGCGGGTATTTAACCGAGCAGCAGCTTTTGGAAGTGCTTGAGATTCAATTGGGTATCCCATTTGTGAGTCTCTATCAATATCCGCTTGATCCTTCATTAAAATCCATCATATCGAAGGAATTTGCCAAACGTAATCTGTTAATTCCTCTTAGTAAGGAAAATAATAAATTGACCGTAGCCATGGCGGATCCACTTGATTTTTATGCAATAGAAGATTTGCGTTTATCGACTGGTTTTACGATCGAAACGGTCCTGGCAACTGAAGAAGATATTCAGCGCACCATCACCAAATTTTACGAAGTCACAGAAAACATAGATGAATTGGTTCCGGACACCATCCAGGACAGCAGTGCTCCGATTAATTATGATTTGGAAGAAGATGACTCCCCTGTCATTCGTATTGTCAACCAACTCATCCAAAACGCGGTCCAACAGCGGGCCAGTGACATTCATATTGAGCCTCAAGAAACCTCCATCCAAGTACGCTACCGTGTAGACGGGATGCTGCGAATTGAACGGACATTGCCTCGGGATATGCTTAGAATGTTAATTGTCCGAATTAAAGTCATGGCTAATCTTAATATTACTGAAACAAGAAGACCACAAGACGGCCGTGTGAAAATCACGATGGACCATCAGCAGATTGACCTGCGAATTTCCGTGCTGCCTACCATTCTTGGGGAAAAAATTGTTATCCGGCTGCTTACGGTCGGCGAAGCGATTGTCAATATGAGTCACTTAGGCTTTGATCCAGACAATGAAAAGAAATTTAGACAGCTTATTGCCAATCCAACGGGAATTGTTTTAATCACAGGACCTACGGGATCCGGTAAAACGTCTACCCTTTATGCCGCTATTAATCAGTTGAATGACGAAACGGTCAACGTGATAACAGTTGAAGACCCGGTTGAGTATCAAATTGAGGGTATTAACCAAATCCAGGTGAATCCACGTGTTGGGTTATCTTTTGCGGATGGACTGCGAGCGATTCTGCGTCAGGACCCTAACATTATCATGGTCGGAGAAATACGGGATACCGAGACGGCAAATATCGCGGTCCGAGCATCTCTTACTGGCCACTTAGTACTAAGCACCATTCACACCAATAATTCCGTTTCCACCATTACACGCTTAATCGATATGGGTGTGGAACCCTTTCTTGTGGCTTCCTCATTAACAGGGGCCGTTTCCCAGCGGCTTGTCCGTCGAATTTGTCGAGATTGTGAGGAAAGCTATGAAGCGAGTGAAATGGAAAAATCCATTTTTAAAGATCAAGGGATGGAAGTCCCAGAGCATCTCCATCGTGGAGTTGGCTGCGGCAGATGTAATATGACGGGTTATCGAGGGCGTATCGCGGTTCACGAAGTGTTGGTTATTGATGAAGAGATCCGCCGAAAAATCATGAACAATCATTCAGCTTCCTCCATCCAGGACTATGCCTTTTCCGGCCAACACGCCTTATTAATACATGATGGACTTAAGAAAGCTTTACAAGGAATTACCACAGTAGAAGAGGTATTAAGAGTATCAAACAGGGCGGTGTCTCAATGAAAACAGAGTTAGATGACTGGTTAAATTTTGCGTATTCAAGAGGGGCTTCAGATATTCACTTATCGGCTGGGACCCCTCCGACCTATCGG
This region includes:
- a CDS encoding pyrimidine-nucleoside phosphorylase codes for the protein MRMVDLIQKKRDQKTLATEEINWLIRGVTDGTIPDYQVSAWLMAVYFNGMSRQETRDLTQAIVQSGDTIQLNGIKGIKVDKHSTGGVGDKTSLIVGPLVAAAGVPVAKMSGRGLGHTGGTVDKLESIAGFHTELDEAAFIEHVNKYKLAIVGQTGQLAPADKKLYAMRDVTATVDSIPLIASSIMGKKLASGADAIILDVKVGNGAFMKTLDKARELAEQMVEIGKGLGKPTIAILSDMNEPLGYEVGNANEVKEAIEVLKGNGEPRLTELCLTIASHMTILGGVYPSLNEARQALEEILHSGKALNMLRTFVEAQGGDPLMIDQPDKLPQAPHQLPVLSDKEGIVESIQADEVGLAAMKLGAGRETKEGSVDHSVGITLVKKVGDRVEKGETLAFIHAKETNPVEALNQLKEAYSISDESPSVPPIIYEIIQ
- the spoIIM gene encoding stage II sporulation protein M, which translates into the protein MSKTLKSRILSHLQENISLYIFSIALFLTGIIFGAIIVNSLPASAKTNLLTYLNTFFNEMGKGNLVDPSSLFNESFTHGFQYLGFIWLLGLSIIGLPLIFVLLFLKGIVVGFTVGFLVNQMGWHGFWMALASVFPQNLVLVPAFIIVSTAAVSFSLKMIRQLLMKNRKTPLFPQFGRYGLLMVGMIGVIVVSSLFEAYISPVLMKGIIQ
- a CDS encoding DUF4227 family protein, yielding MRKSFRTFLDSLKLFVLFITCTVMFYFGLKWLDQHYASSHKYDEPGDGAVKVVGQIPAQSQPTAARLSNRLFQFLRDGE
- a CDS encoding D-alanyl-D-alanine carboxypeptidase family protein produces the protein MKATLAIVMSAMLLVLSIPAHVSFAAEESTQKSAMLDNVSSAILIEQDTGKVLLEKNAEKELPPASMTKIMTLLLIFKALDHHDISLTDKVRISEHAASMGGSQVYLEPGEEMTVNDLLKAIAIGSANDASMAMAEYIAGSEQEFVKKMNEEVKTLGLKHTHFNNPTGLPENDHYSTASDMAKMAQALLQYPDVLKYTSLYESYLRENTDNKFWLVNTNKLLKAYPGVDGLKTGFTNEAKYCLTATAKRDGMRVIAVVMGAPTSKERNREITQLFDYAFANYKTKPILAKGKVVKEVTISKSEEGTVPIVTQRPVVVLLKKGTGAATPKLKTDIVINKNLKAPMKKGTVVGSYEVKDGQKVLSSTPLIVSTNIHEAGYWQLLKRSVGKMTNWSW
- a CDS encoding Fur family transcriptional regulator, whose translation is MEERIDRIKKQLHSQKYKLTPQREATVRVLLENEEDHLSAEDVYLLVKDKAPEIGLATVYRTLELLTELKVVDKINFGDGVSRYDLRQEGAAHFHHHLVCIECGAVDEIQEDLLGDVEQVVEANWHFKIKDHRLTFHGICHRCQAREKDGRSEA
- a CDS encoding endonuclease Q family protein, which produces MKTIYADLHIHIGRTGSGRPVKITGSRSLTLEAILEEAAFRKGLDLIGVIDCHVPEVLDELTQLIESGRVIELSEGGLRFDEVTLILGTEIEVKEESSKGPIHLLAYMPTLKAMRTFSSWLSEHMTNITLSTQRFFNGTARDIQYKTKALGGLFVPAHVFTPFKSLYGVGVTQSLSEILDPDAIDAIELGLSSDTEMAEQLLELRQFPFLSNSDAHSLAKIAREYQTMRVKAATFSELKKVLKHEEGRAILANYGLNPRLGKYHRSRCADCQADVESELMGQPCPACGSKRLIKGVYERLVELCPGELLSGMETIAHPPYIHQVPLDFIPGIGKKTLMKLLDHFGTEMAILHEVPIEALEKVVGEEIAERIVRAREGTLTIQAGGAGHFGKIT
- a CDS encoding NUDIX hydrolase produces the protein MDHLIEKTLSSKVLFEGRVIDVYFEEVELPNGQTSTREIVKHPGAVAIIPINSKGELLLVRQFRKPLEKILYEIPAGKLEKGEEPESCAYRELEEETGFKALGLEKIAEFYTSPGFADEKIFIYYTNQLEQGQAELDEDEFLDLVPVSLNEAKDMVKDGRIGDAKTVYAVQYLELLELKKQV
- the deoB gene encoding phosphopentomutase; the encoded protein is MSEARSFDRVALIVLDSVGIGEAPDAAKFGDEGADTLGHIAESLNGLKLPHMNELGLGRLRPDVKGLSPDVAVKGGYGILQEASNGKDTMTGHWEIMGLYIEKPFKVFPEGFPEELLSALKEKTGRGILGNKPASGTEIIEELGEEHMRTGDLIVYTSADSVLQIAAHEEVVPLEELYRICETAREMTRDVPYLIGRVIARPFVGQPGHFERTPNRHDYALKPFGRTVMNDLSDAGWDVIALGKINDIYDGEGVTKAVRTKDNADGVDKLLQTLDEPFNGLAFLNLVDFDAKYGHRRDPEGYGRALEYFDARLPEIIGKLGPRDLLMITADHGNDPTYKGTDHTREVVPLLVYHNGMKAGTEISTGDTYANIGATISEIFQVKAPVYGQSFLNQIKG